The following proteins are co-located in the Pedobacter sp. FW305-3-2-15-E-R2A2 genome:
- a CDS encoding TIGR01777 family oxidoreductase, giving the protein MKYRKVILAGGNGYLGNVLADYYKELAEEVLILSRKPGAANGNIRTEVWDGKEEGDWVKSLEGADLLVNLCGKNVNCRYTPKNQAEIISSRTIPTRLLGKVIGKMAQPPRLWINVTSATIYRHAEDHAQDESNGELGYGFSIEVCKQWERAFFECETPKTRKIALRMGIVLGRNDSVFPRLLNLVRFGLGGQQGDGQQYVSWIHEHDVARCTEWLTDEEKMEGIINCTAPVAVKNMELMKVMRKAYGIPFGLPCPQWLLEIGVRLIGTETELVLKSRWVSPKRLLENGFTFQFAEIKPAVHDILSIRV; this is encoded by the coding sequence ATGAAATATCGTAAAGTAATACTTGCAGGAGGTAATGGATACCTCGGTAATGTGCTCGCAGACTATTATAAAGAACTCGCAGAAGAGGTCTTGATTCTAAGCCGTAAACCCGGGGCTGCCAATGGTAACATTCGTACAGAAGTATGGGACGGCAAAGAGGAAGGAGATTGGGTAAAATCATTGGAAGGAGCCGATCTGTTGGTTAACCTTTGCGGTAAGAATGTCAATTGCCGTTATACCCCTAAAAATCAGGCAGAAATCATCAGTTCCAGAACAATTCCGACAAGATTGCTTGGAAAAGTGATCGGCAAGATGGCTCAACCGCCAAGACTTTGGATCAATGTGACCTCAGCTACCATTTATCGTCATGCGGAAGACCATGCGCAAGACGAAAGCAATGGAGAGCTGGGATATGGATTCTCTATAGAGGTTTGTAAGCAATGGGAAAGGGCGTTTTTTGAATGTGAAACACCAAAAACAAGAAAGATCGCTTTGAGGATGGGAATCGTCCTCGGTAGAAATGACAGTGTTTTTCCAAGGTTGTTAAACCTGGTCAGGTTTGGATTGGGAGGTCAGCAGGGAGACGGGCAGCAATATGTTTCCTGGATTCATGAACATGATGTGGCCCGCTGTACGGAATGGCTGACTGATGAAGAAAAAATGGAAGGGATCATCAACTGTACGGCACCGGTGGCGGTTAAAAATATGGAATTAATGAAGGTGATGAGGAAAGCCTATGGTATTCCTTTCGGCTTACCTTGTCCGCAGTGGTTGTTAGAAATTGGGGTACGGTTAATCGGTACTGAAACTGAATTGGTCTTGAAAAGCCGTTGGGTTTCTCCTAAGCGCTTGTTGGAAAATGGTTTTACTTTTCAGTTCGCAGAAATTAAACCTGCTGTGCATGATATTTTAAGCATCAGGGTTTAA
- a CDS encoding tetratricopeptide repeat protein has translation MDILYTIEEKYLEAIDELEHGEPQKALHLMNEIIQIDPEYARAYYHLGNIYQDRFKNYQTAGYYYKKCIGLEPEFPDVYLPYLRLLSTLEMSKLAEQIFSQALLVKGVCKCCIYEQMGNYAEQDKRWEAANELYKQALLSSTGIEDKSALHDNLQRLRDKKQLTQPVIYNFE, from the coding sequence ATGGACATTTTATATACCATCGAAGAGAAATATCTTGAAGCCATCGACGAACTGGAACACGGCGAGCCTCAGAAAGCACTTCACCTAATGAACGAAATTATTCAGATTGACCCGGAATATGCCAGAGCATATTACCATTTGGGAAATATCTATCAGGATAGATTCAAAAACTATCAGACTGCCGGATACTATTATAAAAAGTGTATCGGACTGGAACCGGAATTTCCGGATGTTTACCTTCCCTACCTCCGTTTGCTAAGCACTTTGGAAATGTCAAAATTAGCAGAACAGATTTTCAGTCAGGCGCTCCTTGTAAAAGGCGTATGCAAGTGCTGTATCTACGAGCAAATGGGGAACTATGCAGAGCAGGATAAACGTTGGGAAGCCGCAAATGAGCTTTATAAGCAAGCGCTGCTAAGCAGTACCGGTATCGAAGATAAGAGTGCTTTACATGACAATCTTCAACGGTTGAGAGATAAGAAACAGTTGACGCAACCTGTCATTTATAATTTCGAATAA
- a CDS encoding DUF1553 domain-containing protein, which produces MLIILVILGVVVLGSFLMPSSDKVDFNTQIKPILNKKCISCHGGVKKQGGFSVLFHEEALAATKSGKPAIIPGDPDGSEMIKRLLSKDPELRMPYQHEALNEEEIDLFKRWIKQGAKWGDHWAYLPVKEVEIPDVSEDWVKNDIDKFIYAKLEEKKMKPSAEADRATLLRRVSLDLIGLTPSAQVMRQYLNSKDNDKAYETLVDSLMASPRFGEKWASMWLDVARYADTKGYESDGGREVWKYRDWVIKAFNEDKPYNQFITDQIAGDFYVNPTDEQYIATAFHRNTMTNDEGGTNNEEFRVSAVLDRVNTTWEGLLSTTFACVQCHSHPYDPFKHDEFYKFMAYFNNTRDEDLQSEYPLLRQYDDSLQRKLTGLKSWLKQNAGQEKAAEVYKFLKTGQPSINSTSTDSLKNAVIGNNNIALFFKNNAQARISAVDLKGVKQMIYRYSSNVPGGNMQLRLDHPNGPVIASWKVPSGDKYQNLAVEIKPQTGVHDIYLSYQNPAVKNKDQFTVYFDWFYFSDSFPGKTKPGYAENKAAFWTLLNSNPSSIPVMVENPANRQRKSYVFERGAWISKGKEVQVGVPKTLAYAMPQNAPKNRMGLAMWLTDPRNPLLSRTMVNRLWEQLFGTGIVETLEDMGTQGMSPTHKELLDHLSWELMHQYKWSVKALLKEMVMSATYRQDSRLSEEVKEKDLFNHYYARGPRTRLSAEQLRDQHLMASGVLSTKMYGHGVMPWQPEGIWNSPYNGAKWENSKGEDQYRRAIYTYWKRSAPYPSMIAFDGAQRVVCSPRRIRTNTPLQALVTLNDEAYIEMARHFAKRMELEGGKDIGQKISKGYQWVMYRPIAAPKLQILDKLYLQAFNDYKKNPAKIGEILGAGDKDKNPEKAALVIVANAMLNLDEVVTKN; this is translated from the coding sequence TTGCTTATAATCCTTGTTATTTTAGGCGTGGTGGTGTTGGGCTCTTTTCTGATGCCTTCCTCCGATAAGGTGGATTTCAATACACAGATCAAACCTATTCTTAATAAAAAATGTATCTCTTGTCATGGGGGAGTGAAAAAGCAAGGAGGCTTTAGTGTATTGTTTCATGAAGAAGCGCTGGCGGCAACAAAAAGCGGTAAACCTGCCATTATCCCCGGAGATCCTGATGGGAGTGAAATGATCAAACGTTTACTCAGTAAAGATCCGGAACTCAGAATGCCTTATCAGCATGAAGCTTTGAATGAAGAGGAGATAGATCTTTTCAAACGCTGGATTAAGCAAGGCGCCAAATGGGGCGACCACTGGGCCTACCTTCCGGTAAAGGAAGTGGAAATCCCTGATGTGTCGGAGGATTGGGTAAAGAACGACATCGATAAATTTATTTATGCAAAGCTGGAAGAGAAAAAAATGAAACCTTCAGCGGAAGCAGATAGAGCTACTTTGTTAAGAAGGGTAAGCCTTGACCTGATCGGATTGACCCCTTCAGCTCAGGTAATGCGCCAGTACCTCAATAGCAAAGACAACGATAAAGCTTATGAAACACTAGTCGACTCGCTGATGGCTTCCCCTCGTTTTGGGGAGAAATGGGCTTCTATGTGGTTAGATGTAGCCAGGTACGCAGATACTAAAGGTTATGAATCTGATGGTGGCAGGGAAGTTTGGAAGTATCGGGACTGGGTCATCAAAGCATTCAATGAAGACAAACCTTACAATCAATTTATCACCGATCAGATCGCGGGAGATTTCTATGTTAATCCTACAGACGAGCAATACATCGCCACTGCGTTCCACAGAAACACCATGACCAATGACGAAGGGGGAACCAACAACGAAGAGTTTCGCGTTTCTGCCGTATTGGACCGCGTGAATACGACCTGGGAAGGCTTATTGAGTACGACCTTTGCCTGTGTGCAATGCCATAGTCACCCTTATGATCCTTTTAAACATGATGAGTTTTATAAGTTTATGGCGTATTTTAACAATACAAGGGATGAAGACTTGCAATCTGAATATCCGTTATTGAGACAATATGATGATTCTTTACAAAGAAAACTGACAGGCCTGAAGTCCTGGTTAAAGCAAAACGCAGGACAGGAAAAGGCTGCTGAAGTTTATAAATTTCTTAAAACAGGGCAGCCGAGTATCAATTCAACATCTACAGACAGCCTGAAAAATGCCGTTATTGGCAATAACAACATCGCTTTATTTTTTAAGAACAATGCGCAGGCCAGAATCTCTGCTGTAGATTTAAAGGGGGTAAAACAAATGATTTACCGCTATTCTTCGAATGTGCCGGGAGGAAATATGCAGTTGCGCCTGGATCATCCCAACGGACCGGTAATCGCTTCCTGGAAAGTTCCATCGGGAGATAAGTATCAAAATTTAGCGGTAGAGATCAAACCTCAAACGGGCGTTCATGACATTTACCTGAGTTATCAGAATCCGGCGGTTAAAAACAAGGACCAGTTTACCGTATATTTCGATTGGTTCTATTTCTCTGATTCCTTTCCTGGCAAAACTAAACCCGGATATGCGGAAAATAAAGCGGCTTTCTGGACCTTGTTGAATTCAAATCCTTCTTCTATTCCGGTGATGGTAGAAAATCCAGCCAATCGCCAACGAAAAAGTTATGTGTTTGAAAGGGGCGCATGGATCTCTAAAGGAAAAGAAGTGCAGGTAGGAGTGCCGAAAACACTGGCTTATGCCATGCCTCAAAATGCACCTAAAAACAGAATGGGGCTGGCGATGTGGTTAACTGATCCCAGAAATCCACTGCTTTCGAGAACGATGGTCAACCGGCTTTGGGAACAGTTGTTCGGAACCGGAATTGTAGAAACGCTGGAAGACATGGGAACTCAGGGAATGTCGCCAACACATAAGGAACTGCTGGATCATTTGTCCTGGGAGCTGATGCATCAATACAAATGGAGTGTGAAGGCATTGCTGAAGGAGATGGTGATGAGTGCGACTTACAGACAGGATTCCAGACTATCGGAAGAGGTCAAAGAAAAAGATTTATTTAACCATTATTATGCAAGAGGACCACGGACCCGATTAAGTGCGGAGCAGTTAAGAGACCAGCATTTAATGGCAAGTGGCGTGTTGAGCACCAAAATGTACGGACATGGGGTGATGCCATGGCAACCTGAGGGAATCTGGAACTCGCCTTACAATGGTGCGAAATGGGAAAATTCCAAAGGCGAAGACCAGTACCGCAGGGCGATTTATACCTATTGGAAAAGATCAGCCCCTTATCCTTCAATGATTGCATTTGATGGGGCACAGCGTGTGGTTTGCAGCCCGAGAAGAATCCGTACCAATACACCATTACAGGCATTAGTGACGCTGAATGATGAGGCTTACATAGAAATGGCCCGTCATTTTGCAAAGCGGATGGAGCTGGAAGGCGGTAAAGATATCGGGCAAAAGATCAGTAAAGGGTATCAATGGGTAATGTATAGACCTATTGCCGCGCCTAAACTTCAGATTCTGGATAAACTGTATTTGCAGGCCTTCAATGATTATAAAAAGAATCCTGCAAAGATAGGAGAGATCCTTGGGGCAGGAGATAAAGATAAAAATCCGGAAAAAGCCGCATTGGTGATTGTCGCCAATGCCATGCTCAACCTGGATGAAGTAGTGACCAAAAATTAA
- a CDS encoding tetratricopeptide repeat protein: MANEDKLTDVARYVEGDMEAGERQAFEALLREDAELQGLLTEYKDIHQTLKMKIAPDARDKAVENTLTELNGKYFRKEGKTIALNGYLKWISIAAVLVIGLLVWAPWSAGLYEKYAISREMSVAERGTGAEQKIEDAATLYNTGDFSGAAKILASVYQSNPERAMVAYYYGISLIENNQEQEARKVLLKLYEGSSVFKYDALYNIGLSYVKEKNDKEALVWLSKIPAEDNNYGQAKELIGKLK; encoded by the coding sequence ATGGCTAACGAGGATAAATTAACCGATGTTGCACGGTATGTGGAAGGGGATATGGAAGCAGGAGAGCGACAGGCTTTTGAGGCACTGCTCAGGGAGGATGCTGAATTACAGGGTCTGCTGACGGAATATAAGGATATCCACCAGACCTTAAAGATGAAGATCGCTCCTGATGCCCGGGATAAAGCGGTGGAAAACACATTGACGGAACTGAATGGGAAATATTTCAGGAAGGAAGGAAAAACGATCGCTTTGAATGGTTATTTGAAATGGATCAGCATTGCAGCAGTGTTGGTGATCGGACTGTTGGTGTGGGCGCCATGGTCTGCCGGATTATATGAGAAATATGCCATCAGCAGGGAAATGTCTGTAGCGGAACGTGGAACTGGCGCGGAGCAAAAGATAGAAGATGCGGCAACACTTTATAATACCGGCGACTTCTCGGGAGCCGCAAAAATACTGGCCTCTGTTTATCAGTCCAATCCGGAAAGAGCAATGGTTGCTTATTATTATGGGATTAGTTTAATAGAGAACAATCAGGAACAGGAAGCACGTAAGGTGTTGCTAAAGCTGTATGAAGGAAGTTCCGTTTTTAAATATGACGCGTTATACAACATTGGACTCAGCTATGTGAAAGAAAAGAACGATAAAGAGGCGCTGGTATGGCTGTCTAAGATTCCAGCAGAGGATAACAACTATGGGCAGGCAAAGGAACTGATCGGAAAATTGAAATAA
- a CDS encoding DUF6266 family protein, with the protein MAILSKSAFGCPNGKIGNMVYYMLKGQPVCRLIGEQGEPSIKQLANYQAMKVTMVLIKQMKEFITNSFELEARGTVKNAHNLAVSYNKKQALQGEYPNISVDYSKVVLSYGQLPGARDFSISKTETGLIVNWNPESYTGGYDGDDILMIQLCFPLIKMGKSLLNASRRDAGSAFITLDEQRQIDGPIEAYACFKSADGKQISNSIYLGNINGTLKSAEEQAAQERYITIKTRFDQIETDYLTQQRQIAMAQKNEDKAFRNLKVEYLSLKEQLTHLPGGPG; encoded by the coding sequence ATGGCAATCTTATCAAAAAGCGCTTTTGGTTGTCCCAATGGGAAAATCGGAAACATGGTTTACTACATGCTCAAAGGACAGCCAGTCTGCAGGCTGATCGGTGAACAAGGCGAGCCCAGCATTAAACAACTGGCCAATTATCAGGCCATGAAGGTCACAATGGTTCTTATAAAACAGATGAAGGAGTTCATTACCAACAGTTTTGAACTGGAAGCGAGGGGAACCGTAAAAAATGCACACAACCTTGCGGTCTCTTACAATAAAAAACAGGCATTGCAGGGAGAATATCCTAACATCAGCGTAGATTACAGCAAGGTGGTACTCAGTTATGGGCAACTTCCCGGAGCAAGGGATTTCAGCATCAGTAAAACGGAAACAGGATTGATCGTAAACTGGAATCCGGAAAGTTATACGGGAGGGTACGATGGTGATGACATCCTCATGATTCAGCTCTGTTTTCCCTTGATAAAAATGGGAAAATCATTACTGAATGCGTCAAGAAGAGATGCTGGCAGTGCATTTATAACCTTAGATGAGCAACGGCAGATAGATGGCCCCATAGAGGCCTATGCCTGCTTCAAATCAGCCGATGGAAAGCAGATTTCAAACAGCATCTATCTGGGAAACATAAATGGAACCCTAAAAAGTGCCGAAGAACAAGCCGCCCAGGAAAGATACATCACCATAAAAACCAGGTTTGATCAGATTGAAACCGATTATCTAACCCAGCAAAGACAGATTGCAATGGCCCAGAAGAACGAAGACAAAGCTTTTCGGAATCTGAAAGTAGAATACCTGTCTCTGAAGGAGCAATTAACGCACCTTCCAGGAGGTCCTGGTTAA
- a CDS encoding DUF1501 domain-containing protein, translated as MTRDELNAHRLVKEAKETELRSFTRRHFLKESAMGLGAIAMGSLLGSCNFGAKTNNPVLYDPAHPLLPKSPPYFGKAKSVIYLHMAGAPSQLELFDYKPELMKMDGQDCPPSLLAGKKFAFITGVPKMLGAQAQFAQHGQSRAWVSDNMPHFSTMVDEVSFLKAVSTDQFNHAPAQLLIHTGSPRLGRPSIGSWATYGLGTENQNLPGYVVLTSGGSFPDAGKSIWGSGFLPSVYQGVQCRSEGDPVLFIKDPHGMSRDLRKASIDAINASNELEYANYNDPEILSRISQYEMAYRMQISAPEVMNINDEPAYIHEMYGTQPGKSSFANNVLLARKLVEKGVRFVQLFDWGWDAHGDGPNNSLNIGLKNKCRSTDKPITALLLDLKQRGLLDETLVVWGGEFGRTPMMENRNGIQNPYNGRDHHTEAFTMWMAGGGIKKGFTHGETDEIGYSAVSGKVDPFDIQATILNQLGFNHEQFTYPFQGRPFRLTDVSGKVIQDIVA; from the coding sequence ATGACAAGAGATGAATTAAATGCACACCGCCTCGTAAAAGAAGCAAAGGAAACAGAATTGAGGTCTTTTACCCGCCGACATTTTCTAAAAGAAAGCGCGATGGGCCTTGGTGCTATTGCAATGGGCTCCCTATTGGGAAGCTGTAACTTTGGCGCTAAAACGAATAATCCGGTTTTATATGATCCCGCGCATCCTTTATTGCCGAAATCGCCGCCGTACTTTGGAAAAGCGAAAAGCGTAATCTATCTGCATATGGCGGGAGCGCCCTCTCAACTGGAGCTTTTTGACTATAAGCCGGAACTGATGAAAATGGATGGACAGGACTGTCCGCCTTCGCTTCTGGCAGGAAAAAAGTTTGCGTTTATCACCGGTGTTCCTAAAATGCTGGGCGCACAGGCCCAATTTGCACAACACGGACAGAGCCGTGCCTGGGTGAGCGACAATATGCCTCATTTTTCGACGATGGTTGATGAAGTGAGTTTTCTGAAAGCAGTGAGTACCGACCAGTTTAACCATGCGCCGGCACAGCTGCTGATTCATACGGGGAGTCCTCGTTTGGGCAGACCAAGTATCGGAAGCTGGGCAACCTATGGATTGGGGACCGAAAATCAAAACTTGCCGGGTTATGTGGTGCTCACCAGCGGAGGAAGTTTTCCGGATGCGGGAAAGAGCATTTGGGGAAGTGGATTTTTACCTTCTGTTTATCAGGGGGTGCAATGCCGCAGTGAAGGCGATCCGGTGTTGTTTATCAAAGATCCTCATGGCATGAGCCGCGATTTACGTAAAGCGTCAATTGATGCGATTAATGCTTCCAATGAACTGGAGTATGCAAATTATAACGATCCGGAAATTCTTTCCAGGATCTCACAATATGAAATGGCTTACCGGATGCAAATCTCTGCACCGGAAGTGATGAACATTAATGATGAGCCTGCTTATATTCATGAAATGTATGGCACACAACCAGGGAAATCTTCTTTTGCCAACAATGTACTGCTTGCCCGCAAATTGGTCGAAAAAGGAGTACGCTTCGTTCAGCTTTTCGACTGGGGCTGGGATGCGCATGGCGATGGCCCGAATAATTCACTCAATATCGGCCTGAAGAATAAATGCAGAAGTACCGATAAACCCATCACAGCATTGTTGCTGGACCTGAAACAAAGAGGATTGCTAGATGAAACCCTGGTCGTTTGGGGTGGCGAGTTTGGCCGTACACCAATGATGGAGAACAGAAATGGAATTCAGAATCCCTATAATGGAAGAGATCACCATACCGAAGCATTCACGATGTGGATGGCTGGCGGAGGAATCAAGAAAGGCTTTACGCATGGCGAGACCGATGAAATCGGATATAGTGCAGTAAGTGGAAAAGTCGATCCTTTTGATATTCAAGCCACCATACTTAACCAGCTAGGATTTAATCATGAGCAATTTACCTATCCTTTCCAGGGCAGGCCATTCCGATTAACGGATGTCTCGGGAAAAGTGATTCAGGATATCGTTGCCTAA
- a CDS encoding sigma-70 family RNA polymerase sigma factor yields the protein MAKNIHTDQRFIVGLVNNDAVIINDIYKRCAHKIKSWITFNNGSEDDAADIFQEALMDIYRQGKYKSLELTCPFEPYLLLVCKRKWLNQIKKRSILPVTNSEEDLLYIGEDTFAQADELENQARQSDLFYSAFEKLGARCQEIISWSMKGEAQEKVAEALGVTYGYLRKKKSECMASLIKMVQSIKTEE from the coding sequence ATGGCTAAAAACATACATACAGATCAACGTTTCATTGTCGGACTGGTAAATAATGATGCGGTCATTATTAACGACATCTATAAACGTTGTGCGCATAAAATAAAATCATGGATCACTTTTAATAATGGGAGTGAAGATGATGCGGCGGATATCTTTCAGGAAGCTTTAATGGACATATACCGGCAGGGGAAATATAAATCGCTGGAACTGACCTGCCCTTTTGAACCTTATTTGTTATTGGTTTGTAAACGTAAATGGCTGAACCAGATTAAAAAAAGATCAATTCTGCCGGTAACAAATTCAGAGGAGGATTTATTATATATCGGGGAAGATACTTTTGCTCAGGCGGATGAGCTGGAAAATCAGGCCAGACAATCGGACTTATTTTACAGCGCATTTGAAAAACTGGGGGCACGCTGTCAGGAAATCATTTCCTGGAGCATGAAAGGAGAAGCACAGGAAAAAGTTGCAGAAGCACTTGGCGTAACTTATGGTTACCTGCGCAAAAAGAAATCTGAGTGTATGGCTTCGCTGATAAAAATGGTTCAATCAATTAAAACGGAAGAATAA
- a CDS encoding twin-arginine translocation signal domain-containing protein: MHQNRRNFIKTTATATAAGLFVPLTDLVAQETIGIKAAAGYELLFMATDWGFNGTIDEFCAAAKKEGYEGIELWWAVDNPKAQQSLYDALKKHQLQVGFLCGAGQPKAKPHLETFMKNLDAALNSIQKPLYINCHSGKDYFTYEENKALIDYTTKKSRESGIPVYHETHRGRMLYSAPVTRQFIERNPELRLTLDISHWCNVHESLLADQQETIDLALERVSHIHSRVGHPQGPQVNDPRAPEWEQALKAHLGWWDKVIARKKKNGERMTILTEFGPPDYMPTLPYTHQPVADQWAINVHMMNLLRKRYQ; this comes from the coding sequence ATGCACCAAAACCGAAGGAATTTTATTAAAACTACTGCCACCGCCACTGCTGCGGGACTATTTGTGCCGTTAACGGACTTGGTTGCGCAGGAAACAATTGGCATTAAAGCCGCGGCTGGCTATGAATTGCTGTTTATGGCGACCGACTGGGGTTTTAACGGTACGATAGATGAATTTTGCGCAGCCGCGAAAAAAGAAGGATATGAAGGGATTGAATTGTGGTGGGCGGTAGACAATCCTAAAGCTCAGCAATCCTTATACGATGCTTTAAAAAAGCATCAGCTGCAGGTTGGTTTTCTTTGTGGTGCTGGTCAGCCCAAAGCAAAGCCTCACCTGGAAACATTTATGAAAAACCTGGATGCGGCACTAAATAGTATTCAAAAACCGCTATACATCAACTGTCATTCAGGAAAGGACTATTTTACTTACGAGGAAAATAAAGCTTTGATTGATTATACGACTAAAAAATCCCGGGAAAGCGGAATCCCGGTTTACCATGAAACTCATCGCGGACGGATGTTATACTCCGCACCCGTAACCCGTCAGTTTATCGAGCGAAATCCGGAACTGCGCCTCACTCTGGATATTTCTCACTGGTGCAATGTACATGAAAGCCTATTGGCGGATCAGCAGGAGACCATTGACCTGGCACTGGAACGGGTTTCTCATATTCATTCCAGGGTTGGACATCCTCAGGGGCCTCAGGTAAATGATCCAAGGGCGCCGGAATGGGAGCAGGCATTAAAAGCGCATTTGGGCTGGTGGGATAAAGTCATCGCCCGTAAAAAGAAAAACGGAGAACGAATGACGATCTTAACAGAATTCGGCCCGCCTGATTACATGCCGACTTTGCCTTATACCCATCAGCCTGTGGCCGATCAGTGGGCAATAAATGTACATATGATGAACCTGTTGCGTAAACGTTATCAATAA
- a CDS encoding c-type cytochrome domain-containing protein: MMLLSISNLIGRFHPILVHLPIGILMLGCLFQLISRYPKFLGLRPAIPLTYLLGFLGALGACISGYLLSQSGDYDTDLVGIHQWLGIGTAAFSLVSYLMIQKAVRELILNVTAAGLLMLITLTGHYGGSLTHGSDYLTAALADGPDKGAAAIPPVVNVQQAMVYTHMVQPLLKNRCYSCHGAEKQKGKLRLDSKEFMLKGGEEGKALIPGSPEESALIKRLLLPISNEDHMPPKEKPQLSAQELALLEWWIKEGADLNKKVQDLKQTEKIKPVLLSFQTGAKKEADKVAEIPVKEVGKADAKVIADLKAAGVVVIPVTGNSNYLSVSFVTAKPSANSLKLLKSLNDQLIWLNLANTDLGDKGMEIVAGFKNLVRINLTQTRITDQGLMQLKSINTLQYLNLTGTKITGKGLLTLKGLKEIQQIYLYQSAVNKQEEQVLKKEFPKAILDFGGYQVPTTAKDTTEVKPAAAS; the protein is encoded by the coding sequence ATGATGCTTTTATCTATATCAAACCTGATCGGGAGGTTTCACCCTATATTGGTACACCTTCCAATAGGAATTTTAATGTTGGGCTGCTTGTTTCAGCTGATTAGCAGGTACCCTAAATTTTTAGGATTAAGACCTGCAATTCCATTGACTTATCTTCTTGGTTTCCTTGGAGCGCTAGGCGCTTGCATCAGCGGTTATCTTTTGTCGCAGAGCGGTGATTATGATACAGACCTTGTTGGTATTCACCAGTGGCTTGGGATTGGCACTGCTGCTTTTTCCCTGGTTTCCTACCTGATGATTCAGAAAGCTGTTCGGGAGCTAATCTTAAATGTGACCGCTGCGGGATTGCTGATGCTGATCACTTTAACAGGGCATTATGGGGGCTCTTTAACACATGGCTCTGATTACCTTACTGCCGCATTGGCGGATGGTCCAGACAAAGGAGCTGCAGCGATTCCCCCGGTTGTTAATGTTCAGCAGGCGATGGTGTATACCCATATGGTACAGCCATTGTTGAAGAATCGTTGTTACAGTTGCCATGGCGCTGAAAAACAGAAAGGGAAACTTCGTCTGGATAGCAAGGAATTTATGCTGAAAGGTGGTGAAGAGGGGAAAGCCCTGATTCCGGGGAGTCCCGAAGAAAGTGCACTGATTAAAAGGTTGCTGCTGCCCATCAGTAATGAAGATCATATGCCTCCAAAAGAGAAACCACAGCTTTCTGCGCAGGAACTTGCGTTGTTGGAGTGGTGGATCAAAGAGGGGGCTGACCTGAATAAAAAAGTGCAGGACTTGAAACAGACGGAAAAAATTAAACCAGTATTGCTGAGCTTTCAGACTGGTGCAAAAAAGGAAGCGGATAAGGTTGCTGAAATACCTGTAAAAGAGGTAGGCAAAGCGGATGCTAAAGTGATTGCAGATTTGAAAGCGGCAGGCGTGGTGGTGATTCCGGTAACGGGCAACAGCAATTATTTATCGGTGAGCTTTGTGACCGCCAAGCCCTCGGCCAATTCATTAAAACTTTTGAAATCTTTGAACGATCAATTGATCTGGCTGAATCTGGCCAACACAGATCTTGGCGATAAAGGAATGGAAATTGTCGCAGGATTTAAAAATCTGGTCCGCATCAATTTAACGCAAACACGGATTACAGATCAGGGACTGATGCAGTTGAAAAGTATAAATACCTTGCAGTACTTAAATCTAACCGGTACGAAAATAACTGGAAAAGGTTTACTTACACTGAAAGGCTTAAAGGAAATTCAACAGATTTATTTGTATCAGTCGGCGGTAAATAAGCAGGAAGAGCAGGTCTTAAAGAAAGAATTTCCCAAAGCTATTCTTGATTTTGGAGGATATCAGGTCCCGACAACAGCAAAGGATACTACTGAAGTAAAGCCAGCTGCTGCTTCCTGA